atctgtctttaGTTCAGATCATTTTATAGTGCTTAGAATATAGAAATTGTTTATTTTCTGAGGTTATCGTCAGaacttaatttaaatacattGACACACGATTGGATTAGTTTTACTAAGAACATCCATTTCCTAAATCTAATTAAAACGAGTACAGTTTACATGCATCAAccccatggtttccgctacattcattcttccatggcggtgcgtcacgccaaaattcatcccaccacggctacattacagcttcttattcaaaacgtttgatttttttaatagcgggtgataatcgcaccaaaacgtattaaagggtaagtgaattataacggcgcaaacttttctgtaactatagtagtgctgtgcgtcatttgtttaaccctttaaggcaggggtcaccaatctcggtcctggagggccggtgtccctgcagagtttagctccaacttgccttaacacacctgcctggatgtttcaagtatacctagtaagaccttgattagcttgttcaggtgtgtttgattagagttggagctaaaatctgtaggacaccggccctccaggaacaagtttggtgacccctgctttaaggttacgtgctgactgactggcaggtgcgtgatgtgtgaggccagcaaacacgacgtaaagctgtttcactttacttcaggacgtattaataccgctctgttggtctattggagacattctcaaatattcctagcaaatcaaATAAACGTTGGAGACAttctcgttacataaacgcactgaatcgccagatgatgctgactgtttccagcccaaaggctgtcgagatcacaagcgtttatacactgttctaagcatgcgaagaacgggggctatggcatctcttcgggtgatcaaaacaggtttatgagggcagactGGGGATGGCGGGCAcaccgttgcaaaaccgcccaaattttcaatACCCGCCTATGTtactttttacccgcaaaaataaattcaaaaccggcCAATCAGGCAACATTGTCTGCGCTTGAGGAGCGCATATTTGAGGACGGACAAGAAGCCTTGTgcatgagcagaggaaatcggcgcacaagcaaagagattcgcatgctgtaggctattacatgaatgcgatctcgactcgtaatactgcgctcacgacatttgtcattgaaataacgccacaggtagtttgtAGATCTGtataaaaaggcctgccgccacagctgtaaaaaatcctagaggaaacactgaacccATAAATAATTTACTTGTACCaagaaaagtaaaagtaaaatttagAACTAGTAGTTAGCTCAACTTGATTTTGTTGCATTTAAGTAATGTTATAGTGtttattatacttaaaaaatTTAATGACTACCTACAAAGTCTTGAACAGCTTAGCTGCCCAGTTTTTGagggcaggggcggactggccatagggagcactgggacatttctgaaaacaacaccaaCACCTGCCGCGCAACACCCCCACCACCACCCCAACAACCCCCTTCCCCCCCACTCCCGCTCTTCGCTTTCTAGTTCACATCGGATGTGGCCTGCTACTGTGACTCTGGCCTGCCGCAGCGACTTCTACCCTGTTTGAGGGAGCTCCTGATGTATTATAGACCATCACGTCCACTATGCTTAATTAATTCTGGATTATTGATTATTCCCTGAATATCGAAATCAACTGCAGGCAGTAtttttctcatatctggcacctaaacagTCTTCCTTAGCACAGTTCGggaggcagacacactctgtcagtttaaactagactaaagacacatctctttgcattagcacacacatataaaacacaaatgcttatGAAATCCAAATcttctaaaggattgttaggctACATTAATTAGAGCAACCGGAGCCAGGAACATTTTGCTAATGACATTATAATTTGACCGTTTTTCCTTTtcccgaggtctccataatcctagaccaggccgtatcctgagcagatgctgtggtggtcgtggaggagtggagagcataagactgattcctgaaagacttcagtgacagacgagtctccgcattgatcctgtgggccagcttgaacacccaccggtgacctactcaaacctgcagcttctccatgatggacgtccagcgttctccagaggaaaaatggtcgagcccaactgagcctggtctctctccgtgtttttttcctttactttggtcaattggtgaagattgttcctcaccactgtcgccattggcttgcttggtttgggacttgcgaagctgcgcatcgttggatttgctcttcagtgtttggactttaagcAGTAAAAATtaagccacactgaactgaactaaactgatcttcaacactgaaaactggattgacacagattcaatttactagaacttctatattaagctgctttgacacaatctacattgtaaaatagctatagaaataaagaaataaagatgaattgaactgaatacattaaaaaggctggaagttgactcaacttaaaacaTCCAATGCAGTCACATGGCTCACTTTTTGTATGTTAGATCCAGGCATTAatttatacagtgtatgtgtgcatataggctagattacatacaaagtcaatgcaaacttGGCAGCGTGAATGACACAGAATGCACAATGCATTTGACGCAAACGCACAGAATTAATTTCAATTGCCTCTTTCTTTCAAGTTCAAGATGAGAACTTGAGCAGTTTGGTGTAAATGCAGCATTATAATACAAAGTCCATGCTCCTTTTTATCATATATTGAGTACATCCCccataatgcatgtttgtttTGAGATCCAGCTCAAAATTTCTGGTTGTTACATATTTCTGCTTCCTCAAATGTGACAGAGTTTTGTAAAAAGGTAATAATATATCTCATGATATTTGTCTTTCTTATTTACTTTGATGGGGTAATGTTGcgaacctgatttcaccaagtaggacatgttcctggattaaaatCTATCTTGATCCTGGAAGAACATTtcagtcagccaatcacaattaAGGGATACCTTTACCGTTTATGTTATGTTTAGGaatacggttaggtttatgcacttctacattgTTATCCacctattattcccctctgattttgggaataatttacatttatgggtgggtttaggggtagggaataggtatagaTTCATATTTGAACAAAAATGTTGATCGCATCGtccttggcaaaatcatgatgtgcggAGTAATGTGGGTATCTTAACCTGATAAAATGATTCATGTTGAGATAACGCAAAGACATAACATCTGTTTTACATTACATGTATTTATCAGTTACCTATTTAACAGtacattaaaggattagttcaccaaaaaatgaaagttgtgctatcatttactcgccctttactTACTTTATGTAACTACAAGTTGAGAAAtggtggaaacctgtaaccactgacttccatatagtatttgttttttctatttaggaagtcaatggttacatgttttcagctttccttaaaatttcttctttagtgttcaacagaataaagaaactcataaaggtttgaaactaattaagggtgaataaatggtgagtaaatttgaaTTTTTTGAGGAACTATCCCTTGAACACTGCCTAAATGTCCTTCATACATGTTTATAATCACCTTAAGGtgattaaataatgaaaacattttcatttttgggtaaactatccctaaGGAGTAGTACCATTTATAATGATCCATTGAGGGAAGCCACAATGCTGAAGTAGCCCTTAAAGAAAATGAGTTTAACACCCCTGTAATGAAGCGTAATAATTCTGGTACTCACCACAGACTGAGTTGACCTGGATGGGGCAGAGGTGATGGGGGTTATTGTGATGCTGCTGGTCACCTTTCCCTGGATCAAGTTCCCGATATTAGCAGACGTTTGTTTAGGAGAACGCAGAACTGTCCCAGTTGGCATCTCCTTACCGTCTGAACTCAACCCGTTAGGCCAGACAGTCACGGTCCCACTTCGCTCATCCTGAGCTTTCTTGAACCCAGGTGACCCCAGGTGGATATGGATCTTGTTGTCCTCTGTGGTTATAATATTAGAGTTGTATTTGCGGATGGGTGATGGAACTGTCTGCTTTTCAGGGGTCAACTTGAATACCGCTCTACCCATGGTCATCTCATGGGGCTCCGGGGACGTTTGGGACACCGGGGTTGCACTAACAGTTATAATAGACAGAGGAGAAGTTGGATGCTCTGAGCTTTTGCTTGGAGATTTAGCTCTGGAGATGGCAGTTATGGTGACTGGAGACTTCATCCGTTCTGTTGCCCCTTCGTTGACCTTCGATTTTGGCAACATGGAAGTAGGAACGATTGTTATGCGAGGTTTCTGGAGCCCAAGAGTTGGGATGATGGTGGTGCTAGAGAAGAAATCCTCAGCACGTGGACTGGTGATCTCCAGTGTGGCAGTGCTGCTTAGATGGTCTGGAGTCACCTTAATATGAAGGGGCTGACCTGTTTTCTGGGACATGGTTATTTCTGGTGACTGCCGTGATGTTGTTCCATTGACCTGTTGGGTTGCAGGAACATTCTGTGTGATTGTAACAGCTTCTTTCTTCTTGATCCAAGGGTTCCAAGACTTTCTCATCCCCAAATCTGTAGCTGCTGGTGGATAACGGTCCAACACAGTTGGTTTCTTAAGACCTTTCTGCCTTAGATTACTCATGATGTGATTTTCCTCCAGAACCGACTTCTGGATAAACACTGCTGGAGTCTCATCTTCAGTGTGTTCGCTTATATCTGCATCAGTCTGTACTGCGGTGGAAGTAAGAGGAACATCAACAATCCTTCTTCCATTCATGCTAGGTCTAAGGGCACGACTGTAACGTTTGGTAGCCTCCAACTCTTTGGTTAATTTGACAACCTCTTGactcatgtttttctttttatccTCTTCCTCAACAAACCTCTTGCTGAGAACAGTGTAGTCCACTTGAAGTTGTGAGAGTTGGTCCTCCTTGTTCATAAGCTCGTGGATCTTCTCCTTCAGTGCCTCTACATCAGCTTGGAGATCTCTCGTTTTGGCCTCCTCAATCTTGCATCGTAGCCTCAGCTCAGCTTCTTGGCTTACCAATTCTCCCTTTTCTATAGCCTTGTTCTTGGTGATCTGCGTCTTCATATCCTCTAGGAGTTGGGAAAGAGTGTTAGCCTTGTCTTGCTCAGTCCTGAACTTCTTCTCAAGCATGTCATACTCGTCTTCAGTCTTCAACAAATCACCTTCCACCACTTCAAGCTGTTTAAGACGGTTCCTAAGTCTCTCAATCTCTACTGTGAGCTCCTTAACCTTGTTGTCCTCTTCAGTAAATCCATCTTTGTCCACATTCGCTCTGCTACTTGAATATTCCCACTCAGCCTCCTCTTGCTCATCCATTTTGCTTTGCATCTGACATAACTTTATGCTGAGATCCTGTCGCTTCTCTTCCTCACTTGCAAGCTGAGACTTTACGTCCTCTTTTTCCTTAGTAATAGCCGACACTTTGATCTCCATTTCGGACTTCAGTTTAAGAAGCTTCTTACTTTCTTCAATCAGCTTTTCCGTGACCTCCATGACTTTGCATTGCTCCGCTTTAAACAGCTTGTTCAACTCTTCACTTTTCAGCTCGGCTTGCTTGATTTGCTCTGCCATGCTCTTCCTCTCATCCATCAGGATCACAGTGAAAGACTTTAGTTTGGTCAAGTCATCCTTTAAACCCACCTCTGCCTTTTCCAGTCTCAATTCTGAGCATTCAAGCTCTTTAATATGATTTTTCACCATTTCCAATTCGCACGCCAAGCTCTTCGTCAAGGTTCTTTCTTTCTCCAGGTTGGAGTGCAGCTGAGAACATTCAGATTTGCTCACATTAAAAGCTCCCTCCAGTTTCTCCATGTCCACCATCCTCTTCTGCAGTTTCTCAACCTCTAGTTTCAGCTCACGACTGTGATTCTCCTCATCCTGAAGCCTCCTCTTTAGCTCCTTACACTGTGCTTCTGTTTTTGTGATCTCCTCATCCTTGCCCTCCATTTCCAGAACTCTCTTCCGGAGATTTTCCAGCTCGGCCATTAAACTCGAGTTCCCACATTCTCCTCTGCTTATTTTGTCCCGCAGGTCCTGAAGGTCCTCCTCGGACTTCTGCAGGGTGCGATTGGTCTCCTCCAGCTCCTCAATCCTACGGGACAGACCGGCCAGCTTTAGACGCAGCTGTCGACTTTCAGACTCCTGTTTGGCCAGCTTGGCAGTCATCTCCTCATGTTCCTGCAAAAATTTAAAGGCCTTTTGTTCAATGTCCAGCTCCAGTCTCTTGATCTCCTGGCTGTCTTCTTTAGCTTTGCTGTTGATGATCTCCAACTGCTGCTCTTTTTCATGTAGCTTTTTGCCGAGATCCTGGACCTTCTGTTTCTGCTGGTCAATCTGTTCAATGTGAAGCTGCCTTTCATCCACAAGCATCAGAGCAAATGATTTCAACTTCACCAACTCCTCCTGAATTTTTTCAAGACGTTTGCTGTGATCCTTGTCCTTGCGAGCCTGGTATGCCTTCTCTTGCTCCAGCAGCCTCTTGAGTCTGGTGGAAACGAAGACAAATGTATTCACATAaaattttcattcacttagtattttttattattattactattatggtttttattactattattatttttaatgatttgattattattattatgtattctttataatatttatatgcattttattgtatttaagtaCATAAAACAGgtttaggttatttatttatctatcattattttatttattcatttttacaatttttttgcttcttgttgcaaaagtttaaaagaaaatgtgtatatatttatatttttatatgtgaatatattcatcatttattgattacctatatataataaaaatatataatataaaaatatcctTCCAAAAAAAGACCCTTGGACATAACATCATCAACTATGGtgtatagtaatttataatttattgagAGGATAACCTCTTAAGAAACATGTTTTCAAAAGTGTCCCATTATAGACATTACAATATACAACAAACCCAGTTATATACACTAAAGGTCTTCCTCACCAACCCGCCCCATTACGGCATTATATTCGGCATTACATTCTTTTAAGTAAAATTATCTACAATTACCACTACCAATATGCACTATAATAaatgcagaatatatatatatatatatatatatatatatatatatatatatatatatatatatatatatatatatatatatatatatatatatatatatatatatatatgtatgtatgtatgtatatacctGAATTATTAGATCCCCTGTTTATTCCACcaccccaagttctgtttaacgaagaaagGATTATTTTCAGcccgtttctaaacataatagttttaataactcatttctaataactgatttattttatctttgtcatgatgacagtaaataatatttgactagatattcttcaagacacttctatacagcttaaagtgacatttaaaggcttaactaggttaattaggttaactaggcaggttgtctatcagaaaaaaatatatagcttaaaggggctaataatattgaccttaaaatgtttttaaaaaaaattaaaaactacttttattctagctgaaataaaacaaataagactttctccagaagaaaaaatattatcagacatactgtgaaaatttccttgctctgttaaacatcattcgggaaatattttaaaaaggaaaaaaaattcatagggggggcttataattctgactacaactgtgtgtgtgtatatatatatatatatatatatatatatatatatatatatatatatatatatatatctatcatcaaactacgcctttgtttgttgtgaatacatgtCCTCTAGTACATACTGTGTTTTAAGTAAATCACTGTATTACAGCATGCTGTCAAAAAAAtgaatttcacatttttttttaatctataaaatgacagcatttgtatttaaaatctaTTTCTACATCATTTCATCATTTTAACTTAAACATAACTTATAAATTGTAACGTTGTATTGAAACGTTGTCTTTTATCATATAGAAGAAACAGAGCAGGAGTAGAAGATAAGCATGACAGTTTAGAGAACAAGGATCAGCGTCTGCATGCTTCTGTGATCCTCCTTGACAGTAGTTACTCAACATTTCATGCTTGCATGATCACAGAACCGAAACGGCTCACGGGTAGCTGGCACATCTGAAGGGGGAAAAAGTCCCCACCTGGTAAAAAGTCTACTAGCACATTACAACAGCAGAATGAGTGCCAACAAGGTCTCTGATGCTGGTGAATGTTTACACTGATCCAGCTCAGCGGGAGTCTCTCAGTCTAGAGGAACATGtcctttgtaaaaaataataagtacaCAAGCATATATTTCCCTCATAAAACCACGATCCCATTTTCTCACCATGCACATTTCAGAACTTTAGACACTATAGCATACGCAAACAGATTCAGGAATGACTATTATAAGTCGATCTGCATTGACTTTTCAAACTCACCATCCACAGGAGAAGTCCCAGTAAGTCCATGCGTAACATATTGCAAAGCGCTCAGCTTTAGTTACCGTGAACTATGGCATTCCCGCATGTCAGGAGCGCAGTGAAAGGTGAATGTTGTGTGAAACGGCATTGCCCCAGTTGCTGGTGATATCATCCTCTAACACAGAAGCGCTCTGCCCTTGTTTGGCCAGAGGAGGAGGAGTCAGAGCTTTTCATGCACTCTTTTCTCCACTTTCCCCTCTTATTCTTTCTGTTTCCCCAAGATTGAAGTCAGGATATTGTTTTAGGAAACCGTCAATTAGAGCTGCGGTTGAAAGTACCAAACCGGCCTGTGTCATTTCAAGAGCTCTCTTTCCATCTCATATAAACTATAAAATGACCCAATTACTTCCTTTCTCACATGCAACCAAGTGTCCCCATGGGAACAGACCACAATGGCGGGGAAAAAAGTTTTGTATTGTAGGAGAACAATGTTGCAGTCTTTTGGGGCAGATGAAGCTCTGTCATTCAGAAATgctacgagagagagagagcaaatctGACaagataaacaaatgaataaacagcagttaattcagatttgttttttaaaaaggcacaatatgtctcagattttttcattaaaacagcTAAAAACCACTGgaacagtacactacctgacaaaagtgttgtaaGACAaaagatcccagttgtaagagcaacaaataacttgacttctagttgatcatttgaaaaagtggcagaaggtggatttttcagatgaatcatctgttgaactgcatcccaatcatcacaaatactgcagaagacctactggaacccgcatggacccaacatggtgaagggaaaatcatggtttggtgttacattcagtatgggggcgtgtgagagatctgcagagtggatggcaacaccaacagcctgaggtatcaagacatttgtgctgcccattacattacaaaccacaggagagagtgaattcttcagcaggatagcgctccttctcatacttcagcctccacatcaaagctcctgaaagcaaagaaggtcaaggagctccaggattggccagcccagtcaccagacatgaacattattgagcatgtctggggtaaaatgaaggaggcattaaatatgaatccaaagaatcttgatgaactctgggagtcctgcaagaacgctttctttgccattccagatgactttattaatcagtgatttgagtcattgcagagatgtatggatgcagtcctccaagctcatgatggagtcagacacaatattctatactgactttatattctatactggacattatttctgttcaatgacaagacttttgtctaagcaaagtcagaccttactgtcctaattaaatcattaaaaatcaaggcatgatcatattttatttaggtaaaataagtgtaatctagaggcctttgcctttcatataag
Above is a genomic segment from Danio aesculapii chromosome 20, fDanAes4.1, whole genome shotgun sequence containing:
- the LOC130248185 gene encoding filamin-A-interacting protein 1 isoform X5 produces the protein MRSRTSDMEGPENRPLKPLAKIHNIQKEGSKAELLMKKSRAQEEKESSEEKADVCGTLNKPQKLCRKQMKRAGLMELSKEDLVHLLGVMEGEVQAREDIIQMLQSERARPGVLEAHYGSAAPAKALQALQRDSLMSSSDTSRDDVYEIPMIELDRLEEKHRETYRRMLEQLLLAEKCHRRTVTELDNEKRKHVDFMNKSDDFTNLLEQERERLKRLLEQEKAYQARKDKDHSKRLEKIQEELVKLKSFALMLVDERQLHIEQIDQQKQKVQDLGKKLHEKEQQLEIINSKAKEDSQEIKRLELDIEQKAFKFLQEHEEMTAKLAKQESESRQLRLKLAGLSRRIEELEETNRTLQKSEEDLQDLRDKISRGECGNSSLMAELENLRKRVLEMEGKDEEITKTEAQCKELKRRLQDEENHSRELKLEVEKLQKRMVDMEKLEGAFNVSKSECSQLHSNLEKERTLTKSLACELEMVKNHIKELECSELRLEKAEVGLKDDLTKLKSFTVILMDERKSMAEQIKQAELKSEELNKLFKAEQCKVMEVTEKLIEESKKLLKLKSEMEIKVSAITKEKEDVKSQLASEEEKRQDLSIKLCQMQSKMDEQEEAEWEYSSSRANVDKDGFTEEDNKVKELTVEIERLRNRLKQLEVVEGDLLKTEDEYDMLEKKFRTEQDKANTLSQLLEDMKTQITKNKAIEKGELVSQEAELRLRCKIEEAKTRDLQADVEALKEKIHELMNKEDQLSQLQVDYTVLSKRFVEEEDKKKNMSQEVVKLTKELEATKRYSRALRPSMNGRRIVDVPLTSTAVQTDADISEHTEDETPAVFIQKSVLEENHIMSNLRQKGLKKPTVLDRYPPAATDLGMRKSWNPWIKKKEAVTITQNVPATQQVNGTTSRQSPEITMSQKTGQPLHIKVTPDHLSSTATLEITSPRAEDFFSSTTIIPTLGLQKPRITIVPTSMLPKSKVNEGATERMKSPVTITAISRAKSPSKSSEHPTSPLSIITVSATPVSQTSPEPHEMTMGRAVFKLTPEKQTVPSPIRKYNSNIITTEDNKIHIHLGSPGFKKAQDERSGTVTVWPNGLSSDGKEMPTGTVLRSPKQTSANIGNLIQGKVTSSITITPITSAPSRSTQSVHGTDVQSSRSTATRIPMSKENVVLHVNREPR